Below is a window of Candidozyma auris chromosome 3, complete sequence DNA.
ATCTATGAAGTTGACGGCATGAGATGGGCTGGTAACGCCAACGAATTGAACGCCGCCTACGCTGCTGACGGTTACTCCAGAGTGAAAGGTCTTGCCTGTCTTGTCACCACCTTCGGTGTTGGTGAGTTGTCTGCTTTGAACggtgttggtggtgcttACGCCGAGCACGTTGGTTTGTTGCACGTTGTCGGTGTGCCATCGATCTCGTCTCAGGCCAAGCAGTTGTTGTTGCACCACACCTTGGGTAACGGTGACTTCACTGTGTTCCACAGAATGTCCAACAACATCTCCCAAACCACGGCTTTCATATCTGACATCAACTCTGCTCCTGGTGAAATTGACAGATGCATCAGAGAAGCATGGGTTCACCAGAGACCTGTCTACGTTGGCTTGCCTGCCAACTTGGTCGACTTGACCGTTCCTGCTTCTTTGTTGGATACCCCCATCGacttgtccttgaagaaaaacGACCCAGATGCACAGGAAGAGGTCATCGAGACCGTCTTGGACTTGGTTGACAAATCCAAGAACCCAATCATTTTGGTTGATGCCTGTGCCTCTAGACACAGCTGCAGAGACGAAGTGCGCCGTTTGGTTGACTCCACCAGCTTCCCTGTGTTCGTCACTCCAATGGGTAAGTCTGCTGTGAACGAATCCCACCCAAGATTCGGTGGTGTCTACGTTGGCTCTCTTTCGGAACCAAACGTCAAGGAGGCTGTCGAGAACGCCGACTTAGTCCTTTCCATCGGTGCCTTGTTATCCGATTTCAACACCGGTTCCTTCTCGTACTCTTACAAGACCAAGAACATTGTCGAGTTCCACTCTGACTACACCAAGATCAGACAAGCCACGTTCCCAGGTGTCCAGATGAAGGAGGCCCTCAATGtcttgttggagaagatccCATCGCACGTTGCCAACTATAAGCCATTGCCAGTTCCTCAGAGAAGGGTGATTCCTAGCCCAGGTGACAAGGCCGCTATTTCCCAAGAATGGTTGTGGTCTAGATTGTCCTCCTGGTTCAGGGAGGGCGATATCGTCATTACAGAGACCGGTACCTCTGCATTTGGCATTGTTCAGTCATACTTCCCAGACAACTGTATTGGTATTTCCCAGGTGTTGTGGGGATCCATTGGTTTCACGGTTGGTGCTACCTTGGGTGCGGTCATGGCTGCACAGGAAATCGACCCTAAGAAGAGAGTCATTTTGTTTGTCGGTGATGGTTCCTTGCAGTTGACTGTCCAGGAGATCTCCACCATGGTCAAGTGGGAGACCACCCCATACTTGTTTGTGTTGAATAACGATGGTTACACCATCGAGAGATTGATCCACGGCGAGACTGCCACCTACAACGACATCCAGCCATGGGACAACTTGGGACTCTTGCCATTGTTCAAGGCCCGTGATTATGAGACCAACCGTGTTGCCACTGTTGGTGAGATCGAGgccttgttcaacaactctgCATTCAACGAGAACACTAAGATCAGAATGGTTGAGGTGATGTTGCCTAGGATGGATGCTCCTCAGAATTTGGTGAAGCAGGCCGAGTTCTCTTCCAAGACCAACTCTGAGAACTAATGGGCTAcaaaagaaacgaaaagGAATTAATTAATGATTTAAGTTTTTATAGAATATATGGAGTTTGATAATAAAGAGTAGGATGGTTCATTGCTCGGTTTCGAGACCCGAATTCACCTTCATACCGGGTAGTATCCagaatttcgcagccacttcTTATCTAGTATTaatcaaactcatcaaaacaAGTACTACGATGGAAATTTACGAAACATTTGACAAACAACATTGTAATCCTCTTCATTCAGTTGTCGCTTTTGCCTGTCACGAGAGTCTGAGTGATTGCAGAGATGTGCCAAACGATTGACATGCAAACCAGGTAAGCGAAAATTGCTCATGTTCCCCCAAAGtggccaaaaagaaaaagaaaaattgactTCATATAAGAACCACTGATTCCCCTTCCAAGCTTTGCACAAATCTTAATTCACCAAAATTAAAGTCCTCTGCAAGCGGGTCTGCACTAAGCAAAGCTGCGTTTGTTACCCTTCAGGTTCCCCGGAAAAGCGAGGTTACGGTCTTGATCGCGAAATCTCGAAATCCTATTCATTGACCTCTTCAGCCCACAAACTCACCATCAATTCCTCATCAAATGCTCTCCTCTTTACTCAGGTTGAGGCTGCCAGGGGCCCTAGTGGCCTCGAGACAGTTCACAAGAATTCCAATGGGAGTAGCTCGCCCGCGGCTCGGCTTTACAGATTTAAGCACGAAATTCTCGAGGTCCACACTGTTGAGCCACATCAATGCCAGAGGGTTTCACACCACAAGAAGGTTGCTTGAGAATGGAAAGAAGGACTCATCGACGTACTTGTTTGGACGAGAGATTTCAACGTCGCAGTTTAAGATGCTCAGGTCCCTCTTGGTGACCATTTGGCCCAAGAACAAGCCTAGTTTCAAAGTGAGAGTGTTGATCGCAttgctgttgttgataGGCTCAAAGCTTTTGAACGTCCAGGtccctttttttttcaaaagtatcattgatgaaatgaatGTGGACTGGTCGGAGCAATTGGGCACCTTGGGCACGGTTATGGGGACCATGATATTGGCATACGGTGGTGCTAGGTTTGGCGCTGTCTTGTTTGGCGAGCTCAGGAACGCAATTTTTGCATCAGTCGCTCAGCTGGCCATCAAAAGAGTCGCCAACAATACGTTCAAGCACCTCCTAGATATGGATTTGCAGTTCCATCTTTCAAGGCAGACGGGTGGCCTCACAAGAGCTATAGACCGAGGCACCAAAGGTATCAGTTATGTTCTTAGCGCCATGGTTTTCCACATAATACCCATAAGTTTTGAAATTAGTGTGGTGTGTGGCATCTTGACCTATAACTACGGCCTCTCATTTGCCGCCGTTACCCTTATGACCATGATTGGCTATTCTGTTTTTACCATCAAGACTACGGCATGGAGAACGGGCTTCAGGCGTCAAGCAAATAATGCTGATAACCAGGCAGCTTCAGTGGCCTTGGACTCCTTGATAAACTACGAGTCAGTCAAGTATTTCAATAATGAAACTTATCAGTGCAGCAAGTACGATAAGTCACTTACAAACTACCAAAACGCATCGATCAAAGTCGCCACCTCATTGGCATTTTTGAACGCTGGCCAGAATTTTATTTTTACTCTGGCTCTCACTGCCATGATGTACATGGGATGCCAGGGTGTTGCTACCGGAGCTCTCAGTGTTGGTGATTTAGTCTTGATTAACCAGCTTGTCTTTCAATTGTCTGTTCCCCTTAACTTCTTGGGTTCTGTATACCGTGAACTTAAACAGTCGTTGCTTGACATGGAGAACTTATTCCAATTACAGAACTACGACATCAAGGTGAAGAACAACCCTGGTGCAGAGAAACTTACGCTCTCACCAATCCGTCCTGGTGAGATCAGATTTGAGAATGTTACTTTCGGCTACCATCCCGATCGTCCTATCTTAAAAAATGCGTCTTTCGTCATTCCTCCTGGCGAGAAGGTGGCTATTGTCGGTCCTTCTGGATCCGGTAAGTCCACTGTTCTCAAGCTTGTCTTCAGATTCTACGATGTTGATTCGGGGCGCATTCTTATCGATGGACAAGACATCTCCAAGGTTGATCTAGAATCCTTGAGGCGTGCGATTGGTGTTGTTCCACAAGAGACTCCACTCTTTAATGATACAATTATGGAGAATATCCGGTACGGACGTCTCGACGCCCACAATGATGAAATTATGGAGGCTGTCAAGAAAGTGCGACTTGACAAACTAGTGAAGGATCTACCGGAGGGCATGAACACCATTGTTGGCGAGCGTGGTCTCATGATCTCCGGAGGGGAAAAGCAGAGACTTGCAATTGCGCG
It encodes the following:
- the ATM1 gene encoding ATP-binding cassette Fe/S cluster precursor transporter, translating into MGVARPRLGFTDLSTKFSRSTSLSHINARGFHTTRRLLENGKKDSSTYLFGREISTSQFKMLRSLLVTIWPKNKPSFKVRVLIALSLLIGSKLLNVQVPFFFKSIIDEMNVDWSEQLGTLGTVMGTMILAYGGARFGAVLFGELRNAIFASVAQSAIKRVANNTFKHLLDMDLQFHLSRQTGGLTRAIDRGTKGISYVLSAMVFHIIPISFEISVVCGILTYNYGLSFAAVTLMTMIGYSVFTIKTTAWRTGFRRQANNADNQAASVALDSLINYESVKYFNNETYQCSKYDKSLTNYQNASIKVATSLAFLNAGQNFIFTSALTAMMYMGCQGVATGALSVGDLVLINQLVFQLSVPLNFLGSVYRELKQSLLDMENLFQLQNYDIKVKNNPGAEKLTLSPIRPGEIRFENVTFGYHPDRPILKNASFVIPPGEKVAIVGPSGSGKSTVLKLVFRFYDVDSGRILIDGQDISKVDLESLRRAIGVVPQETPLFNDTIMENIRYGRLDAHNDEIMEAVKKVRLDKLVKDLPEGMNTIVGERGLMISGGEKQRLAIARVLLKRAPIAFFDEATSALDTHTEQALLRTLRSIFIEGRSTNVSIAHRLRTIADSDKIIVLNKGAVQEEGTHQGLLNTPGSLYGELWNIQENLDLEEELKRRDEEDEEVRQRMAREARQTTKA
- the PDC11 gene encoding indolepyruvate decarboxylase 1; the encoded protein is MSEITLGRYLFERLNQLQVQTIFGLPGDFNLSLLDKIYEVDGMRWAGNANELNAAYAADGYSRVKGLACLVTTFGVGELSALNGVGGAYAEHVGLLHVVGVPSISSQAKQLLLHHTLGNGDFTVFHRMSNNISQTTAFISDINSAPGEIDRCIREAWVHQRPVYVGLPANLVDLTVPASLLDTPIDLSLKKNDPDAQEEVIETVLDLVDKSKNPIILVDACASRHSCRDEVRRLVDSTSFPVFVTPMGKSAVNESHPRFGGVYVGSLSEPNVKEAVENADLVLSIGALLSDFNTGSFSYSYKTKNIVEFHSDYTKIRQATFPGVQMKEALNVLLEKIPSHVANYKPLPVPQRRVIPSPGDKAAISQEWLWSRLSSWFREGDIVITETGTSAFGIVQSYFPDNCIGISQVLWGSIGFTVGATLGAVMAAQEIDPKKRVILFVGDGSLQLTVQEISTMVKWETTPYLFVLNNDGYTIERLIHGETATYNDIQPWDNLGLLPLFKARDYETNRVATVGEIEALFNNSAFNENTKIRMVEVMLPRMDAPQNLVKQAEFSSKTNSEN